The DNA segment TGAAACCCGGCACGGATTACCCGGGGGACAGAACGGTTTACTTTTAATCAGACCAGAATGGAATTGAAACGGTTTTGACCCTGGCCAGCTCCGGGGATCGAATCGTTTCTTTTAATCAGACCAGAATGGAATTGAAACTCACGTCGAAAATCGCGTCATTGTTGAGTAAGATTCTTTTAATCAGACCAGAATGGAATTGAAACATGTCTTTGAGGCCGGGGACGCCCAGGACGCGACGCTTTTAATCAGACCAGAATGGAATTGAAACCTTTCATCAATTGCGAATAAATTTCAAGGGTTTTTTCTTTTAATCAGACCAGAATGGAATTGAAACCTTTTTGGCCCCGGGCCACATTGGTCAGGTGTTCAACCTTTTAATCAGACCAGAATGGAATTGAAACAACATTGATCCGAAGCGAACCATGGACGCAGACCGGCTTTTAATCAGACCAGAATGGAATTGAAACTCGTCACGTTGCGCCGAACGAGCCTAAACCGTGTGCCGCTTTTAATCAGACCAGAATGGAATTGAAACCAGTGTACTCCACCGCGCTATCCGTCGGATAATTCCGTCTTTTAATCAGACCAGAATGGAATTGAAACACTTGTCCGCCTCCACCATCATTGCCGCATGGGCTCCTTTTAATCAGACCAGAATGGAATTGAAACACTATTTCGCCGCGCTGCTCAAAATCTTTTCGCGGGCGTTGCCTTATACGGATTCCGGGTCAGCGACTTTTAATCAGACCAGAATGGAATTGAAACCCGGATAGCGGCTAATGAAGGTATGGCCGCTATGGCACTTTTAATCAGACCAGAATGGAATTGAAACCGTCACTTGTCGTTGTTTCAAACATTTTGATGACCGCTTTTAATCAGACCAGAATGGAATTGAAACTAAAGAGTATAATCCCTTTCAAAACAAGAAGTTAACCTTTTAATCAGACCAGAATGGAATTGAAACAATTAAGCCAAAGCGTCCCGTCATTCCGCAAAACACTTTTAATCAGACCAGAATGGAATTGAAACATTTTTGCCCCCACCCCCCCCAGCCGGTCTTATGGGACTTTTAATCAGACCAGAATGGAATTGAAACCCCTGTATCCGGGTAATCCCCCACGCGCAACAAGTACTTTTAATCAGACCAGAATGGAATTGAAACTGTTACAGCAAATCATTCCGCCATCAAAGTTTGTGGACTTTTAATCAGACCAGAATGGAATTGAAACAAAAACCAGGCGTGGGAGAAACAATCAATTCCAAGTCCTTTTAATCAGACCAGAATGGAATTGAAACTTGAGAACAGAGAAAACGGTTTCACGGTTTGACGCCTTTTAATCAGACCAGAATGGAATTGAAACCGACAAAACCGTCGCCGGTGTCCGCCTGGGCGAACCCTTTTAATCAGACCAGAATGGAATTGAAACTATGGCGAAAAAATGATAATGTTCGCCGTCTTAAAACCTTTTAATCAGACCAGAATGGAATTGAAACTGATGTAATCCGCGCGCATTTTTCCATACGCCGCCGCTTTTAATCAGACCAGAATGGAATTGAAACATTGTTGGTTGATTCATGATATGCCGTGACTTTAGCCTTTTAATCAGACCAGAATGGAATTGAAACCCACGACGGTTCCATCTGGGAGGTTGTCGATTTCTGCCTTTTAATCAGACCAGAATGGAATTGAAACCGCAGAAAACGTCTACAGCGACTTCCACATCGTGGGCTTTTAATCAGACCAGAATGGAATTGAAACCCACGACGGTTCCATCTGGGAGGTTGTCGATTTCTGCCTTTTAATCAGACCAGAATGGAATTGAAACCGCAGAAAACGTCTACAGCGACTTCCACATCGTGGGCTTTTAATCAGACCAGAATGGAATTGAAACTTGTTGAAGAGTGACAGCGTTTTTTTCTTTGCTTGCCTTTTAATCAGACCAGAATGGAATTGAAACCCATGCGAAAAGTAATACCCGTCGACAGACTTGACAACTTTTAATCAAACCAGAATGGAATTGAAACCGGCTCAAGGAAGAAAAAACGCGCACAAAAATGTCCGGCTTTTAATCAGACCAGAATGGAATTGAAACCTGTCAGTTTGGATCCATCCCCCAAGGTGATGGCCCCCTTTTAATCAGACCAGAATGGAATTGAAACCCGTGTCAATCCCCGTTCCACCTTCAACGTCAAGCGTCTTTTAATCAGACCAGAATGGAATTGAAACCGATGCCTTATTTATATTCGCCGGCGAGTGTGTATACTTTTAATCAGACCAGAATGGAATTGAAACCGTAAGGGCGAAAAAATTTTCGCCCCTGCCCACCGTTGAATCACACCGGAATGGAATTTGACCGACAATGTGGATTCAGGAAAATCATAAGATCATAAAATCGTCAAATCTCAGGTACAAAATTCCTCCCACAAATCCGTTGACGTTTCCCCATGAGTTTGCCTATACTTGTTTCGGGCATTTTGCCCTTTTTCTAAGACGTTATCAATTGTTTGGGAAAGGATAAAAACACGCCATGAAATGGTCGGCTGAAAAAGTTCGCGAGGCGGTCAGAAATGGGGAGAATTCGTTTGTCGAATTCAAAACCCTGCCGGTTCGTCCCGAGAGCGTCGCAAAGGAACTGACGGCCTTTTCCAATTTTAAGGGAGGCGTCATTTTTTTGGGCGTTTCGGATGACGGCGCCATCGCCGGGGCGAATCAGGAAAACCTTGAAGAATGGGCCATGAACATCGCCTCGGACCTGGTGGAGCCTGTGGTGATCCCTTCTTATCAGGAAGTGAAAATGGATTCCGGAACTGTGGCGGTGGTGGAGGTGGATTCGGGCGTGTCCAAACCCTATGCGCTTAAAAAAGGGCCTCACCGGACTTATTACATCCGTGTGGGCTCCACCAGCAGGATCGTGGACCGGGATCAATGGCCCCGCCTCTCCCGACCGGATTGAGGTGATCAGCCCGGGCAGTCTTCCCAACACAGTGACCGTTGAAAGAATGAAGGCGGGCTGCCGGGTGGCGCGGAATCAGATTTTGGTTCAGACTCTTAAAGATTATGGCCTGGCGGAGCATATGGGGATGGGGATACGCAACAAGATCATCAAAGGGATGCTGGAGTTCAACGGAAAGGAGCCGCTGTTTATCGCCGATGAGTATCAGCTTCGGGTTGTGATTCAAAAATGAGGATTCCATGAAAATACTGGTCAACGCCACGCCTTTGAAAGGCCTGGTCACAGGCATTTCAAGGTATCTTTCCAACCTCTGCCGGGAGATGGAGCGCCTCCCGGACACGGAGGTTTTTTATTTTGACGGATTTCGGGTCTGTGAAAAAATGCCGGCCGGCGCCCGGCCCCATGAATGGATCCGGAAAACGGACCGCATATGGAAACTTCCCGCTCCCATGGTCACAGCCCTGCGCGTGGGTTTTTTGTTTGTGTATGAAAGAAATTTAAAAAGGGTTTTAAAAAAGCGCCGTTTCGACGTGTATCATGACGCCGGGTTTTTTCCCTGCGATCTGAAAGGGCTTGATGTCGCCCAGGCGTTTACCCTTCATGATCTTTCTTTGATAAAGCTCAAACGCATGCACACAAGGGACAGGGCGCTGTTTCACGATCTTTTTTTTAAGCGCAGAATTTTCAAAGCCGACCAGGTGATCACCCCTTCCGAATATATCCGCCGGGAGTTTTGCGAAGAAACCGGCTTTTTGACATCCCGGGTTTCGGCCATCGCCGAGGCCTGCGATCCCTTTTTTGTCGAGACAGGCGGGAGGGAAAAACCGGGGCGTTTGCCGCCTGAGACTTCGGGGGAAGAGTGGCCGGAGAAGTATTTTTTGTTCGCCGGGACCCTGGAGCCCCGGAAAAATCTCTCCCTGGCCCTGGAGGCCCTGGAAATGGCGAAAAACGACGCGTCGCTGGTCATCGTCGGATGGGAGGGGTGGGGGGACAAATCCTGTCTTGAAAAAGCCCGGCGGTCCCTGGGTCGGCGGATCGTGGTCCGGGGATATTTGGATGACGCGCTTTTGCGGGCGCTTTACCAAAACGCCCTGGCCCTGGTGTATCCAAGCTTTTACGAGGGATTCGGTCTTCCGCTTCTGGAGGCCATGTCTTTGGGCTGTCCCGTGATCTGCTCACACACATCGGCTTTGCCCGAAGTGGCGGGGGACGCGGCTTTTTTTATCCATGACCTCCATGATCCCCGGCCGCTCGCCGGGGCCATGGATCGGGTGGCGGCGGATGATTTTTTTCGGGAAAAATTAAGACAAAAGGGCCGGGACCGGGCCAAAGGGTTCAGCTGGAAGAAAACGGCGGCCCAAACCCGGGAGGTGTTTGAAAAAGCGATGGAGAGATCGGTTTCGTGAAGCCGGATGACGCAAAATCGGACAAAGACGCCCGCGAAGAGATCGCGGCGCTTAAAAAAACCGTTGAGGAGCGGGACCGGGAGATCGCCATGCTCGCGGAATGGATGGGCGCCGTCCGGGTGGATGTCGGTTCGGTTTTCAGCTCGTTTGCCTGGAAGATCGGGAACGCCTTGATTAAAATCATGGCCGGGGCCATGGGATTTCCGTACCGGGAAGGGTTGCGGGAGCGTCTTGAGGGGGTCTTCGACTCTTTCAGAGCGTGGCGGGCGAGCCGGTCAAAATTTTCCCGGGACGCCGGGTCTCCTTCCCGTGTTTTTGACCCGGATTCCGTTTTGTATGGGCGCTGGATCCAAAAATACGACATCCTGGAGGATTCCGCCATATCCCGAATCCGGGATTTGGCCCGAAACCGTCCCCGGGGCCCGGTCTTTTCCCTGCTCATGCATTCAAAAACCGCCGGCCCGGACCAATGGGCGGATTCTTTGGAATCGGTCCTGGCCCAGATCTGGCCGAACTGGGAGGTTCTGTCGGTCTGCGGGGAGGCCGGCGACCCGACCGTGGACACATACGCGGCTCGGGATTCGCGGATTAAAAAAATATCCTGTTCCCATCATTCGGGCGCGGCCCGGGCGCTGAGCCGGCTTGTTTCGGACGCCAAAGGGGATTTTATCACGGTTTTGACGCCTGGAGACGAATGGTCCCCGGACGCCCTGGGCCGGGTCGCCGAGGCGCTGGAACAGCGTCCCGGAATCCGGCTGATATACACGGACCATGACCGGATAAATGGAGACCGAATGGATGGGGACAGGCGCCGCCACAGCCCTTGTTTCAAGCCTTCCTGGAACCCGGACCTGCTGGCCTCCGTTGATTTTATCGGCCCCTCGGCCTTCTATCACCGGGAGTCCGCCGTCGCCCTGGGCGGTTTTTCCCCGGGTTTTTCCCGCGCCCGGGGCTATGACCTGACCTGGCGTTTTATTGAAAAATTCGGGTGGGACGCCCTTTGCCATATTCCCCGCCCCCTGTTTCACCAAAAGAGCGCCGACGGGGATTTGGTCCGGGGAATGCGAAAGGCCCTGGAAGGCCATTTCAGACGTTTGAAAAAAAACGTCCAAGTCGTGGATGTCCCGGGGGGCCTCAGGACCATTTATCCCCTTCCGTCTCATCCCCCCCTGGTCAGCCTCATCATCCCCATCCGGGACCGGGCGGATCTTCTGAGAACGGCCCTGGACGGTCTGCTTGGCCGGACCGATTACGAACCGGTTGAAATCATTGTCATGGACAATGGAAGCCGGGACCCCGAGACCCTGGCGTATCTTTCCGAAATCAAAAAAGACAGCCGGATTTCAGTCATTCGCCGGCCCGGCCCCTTTAATTATTCCAGGCTCAACAACATCGGCGCGGCGCGCGCCGCCGGAGAGATCATCGGTTTTGTCAACAACGACATCGAGGTCATCTCGCCGGGGTGGCTTAAGGAAATGGCCGGCCACGCGCTTCGCCCGGAAATCGGCGCCGTGGGGGCCATGCTGCGTTACGGCGACGGCTCCGTTCAGCACGCCGGCGTGGTCATGGGACTCAGAGGGCTGGCCGACCACGCCTTTCGGTTTATGGACAAAGGCGCCCCGAACGCCCACCCAAGGCTGGGGCTCATCCAGAATTATTCCGCCGTCACGGCCGCCTGCATGGTCATGCGTCGCCGGGTCTTTGAAAAGGCCGGGGGATTCAACGAAAAAAGCCTTAAAGTCACGTTCAACGATGTGGACCTTTGCCTGCGCCTGGAAAAGATGGGCCACCGAATCCTGTGGACCCCTTTCGCCGAGCTGTCTCACCATGAGTCCTCCACCCGGGGGCCGGACCATCACCCGAAAAGGGCGCTTCGCCTGGCCCGTGAAATCCGGTTTATGAAATCCAAATGGAAAAAGACCATTGAAAACGATCCCTGCTACAGTCCCAATCTCACCCGGGACGGCTATGATTTCGCCCCTGGGCCGCCGGTTGGAAGGAAATCAACCCAGCCCACCCGATAAACCCTACAAAACATCCGGGAAGTGGGGTTGAAGCCTTTTGAAAACAAAAGCGCCCAGGCACAGGGCGGACAGGGCAAAAGCCCAGTAAAACGCGGTGTCAAGGGGATAAGCCCAGAAGGGAACAAAGGTGATAAAGGAATCCCGGTAGCCCCTGACCAGGTAATAGACGGGGTTTAAATAGAAAAAAGGTTTGATTTTTTCCGGCATGATGGAAATATTCCACACAATGGGAGTGAACCAGAAAAGGGTTCTCATGGCCACGCTCACAATCTGGGGAAGGTCCCTGAAAAAAGGAGCGATTCCCGCAGCCATCCACCCGACGCCCATGGCGAGAACGCTCGCGGCAAAAAGGTAATAGAAAAACTGGAGATAGCATAAACCAAACGGCATTCCATTCAGCGACAGAAAAATCAAAAGGATCAAAAGAAACGCCAGATGGGCCGCCATTCCCTTGAAAATCACGACCAGAGGCAGGACCTGGGATGGAAAAACGGTTTTTTTGACCAGGTGGGCGCTGGATATGACACACTGGGCCGAATCCGATATGATTTCGGAAAAAAACTGCCAGGCGCACATGCCCGCCACCAGCCAGACGGAAAAAGGAATATCCCCCTCCACTTTTGTTTTAAAGCCGACGCCGAAAACCATCCAGAATATGAAAATAACGCTCACGGGATGGATGAATGTCCAGGCAAAGCCTAAAAAAGAGCCGATATGTTTGGATAAAATTTCCCTTTTGGCCATTTCCAGGATCAGGTAGCGTCGGGTGAAAAGAGGGCTTATGAATGTCAAAAATTTCATGATGGATTTATTTTTCAGAAGCATGCTTTCCTGTCGAGCTCTTTCGATAGAATGTCCGCAATTCGACTTGAGGCCTGCCCACCCCCAAAGGGCTGTTCAATATGACGCCTCTTCCCGCGCGCCCCCTGAGTCCGAAAGAATAAAATGGAAATTGTCCTGTTAGCGGCGCAAAAAATACCAATTTGAAAATGTCAATTTAAACCGGTTTTTTATTTTCTTCAACAAAATTATTTTTAAATTTTTTCGTAAGTATGACTTCCTGAAAAAAATAAACCTTTGATAAAAATGGAAAAAAATGCTACAAAACAGGAAAACTCAGAACTCACATTCCGCACCCTTTTTGTGAAAATTATAATTATTTTATTTGTTAAAAAAACAAAAGTTTATATGTTTCACCTCTGTAGCGAATAAAATGGGTTTTCGGCAAATTGTCCTCCAAAAAAGAAATACTTTACATCATTAGTGTCCGGTTAAGCTTGAAAAAAAGAATTTCGTGCCTCTAACCGGCTGATTTTATTAGAGACGAATTTTAATCCAATTTCAAGTCGTTGTCACCCTAAATAAATTTTAAACATTTGTTATTGTTGAAAATAATAGCATTGAGGTCGATTTAAACCGGACACTGCTGACTTTACATATCCTCAAGAAATTGTAATAATTACTCAATAAGCATGATTTTTTACCCATGCTGGTCAATTTTTTATTATAATATCAATAATTTGAAAAATATTTTCATCGCCCATGGCGACTTTTCCGTTTCAGGAATATCATAAAAAATACTCAAAAAGCTGTTAAGAAGGGTGCGGAAAGTGTGTCAGAAGCGGCAACCGACGGGTTAAAATGGCCCAATTCATCCCATGGGAAGAATTTGAATCCGCCTGCTGCCACTCCCTTTCAGGCTCTCACATGGGGCAGCCCGCTTTGCCGGCCAGAGTGGCCATCGGAGCGCTGATCATCAAACCCTGAAGAGAGAGAAAATGTCAAAGAAGATTAAACGGTTTTATATAAATTTCCTTGCCGCCGCAAACATATTAAAGCGAATATTTTTAAGAATAATATTTGAAAAAGCGACCCCTTTTTTCACCCGGGAGGGAAATGAAAATCAAAATAACGCTAAATATGAAGAAGTCAAACGGTCTCTTCATCAAAATAATGGAAATCTGATTGTCGTCTTCCCTGTGATTGACTGGAAATTTCGCTGGCAGAGGCCGCAGCAGATTGTCAGCAGGTTGTCAAAGCGTCATTTTACAGTGATATATATCGCCATGAGTCTTCTGGAAAAAGGCCGGGCTTATGAAAACGCCATTGACGCGGGTCGGGATGTGGCAACCGTTGGACTTCAAGATCATATTTATCAAATATACCTGCATAGCGAAGGCCCTTTAAATATCTATGCGGATATGCCCAGGGGAGACAATTTAGAGAATATTTATTTTGGATTGGCCTCCATGTTAGAAGAAATTCGGCCGCAGAAAATATATTATCTCATTCACTTCCCGGGATGGAGTCATGTGGCTTATAAATTACAGGAGAATTTTGGAGGTAAAATGGTTTTTGACTGTATGGACGATCACAGCGGATTCTCAACCAATACAAAAGAAGCGATCCAAGGCGAGGAAATTCTGATTCAAAAATCCAACATAGTCATCGTCACATCGGATATCTTAAAAGAAAAAGCCAATGGCCTTAATCCCGCCGTCATCCAAATAAAAAACGGAACGGAATTTGAACATTTTTTTTCCCCTGTTAAAAATGGAGCCTTGGATCATCTGGGAAAAAGCCTCGTCATCGGTTATCACGGGGCAATATCCGACTGGTTTGATACTGAAATCATTGAATATTGCGCAAGGGAAAAAACGGAATGGGAATATGTTTTAATTGGCGATACCTTTGGTTGCGACATCAAAAATTGCAGCCGGCTAAGCAATGTCCATTTTCTGGGAGAAAAAGATTACAAACAATTGCCCGGGTATCTGGCTTATTTTGATGTGTGCGTGATTCCTTTTAAGATGATTTCCCTGACCCTTGCCACTGATCCGGTCAAATTTTATGAATATTTAAGCGCCGGGAAACCAGTTGTGACTGTGGATTTGCCTGAATTGCGCCCATATGGAAAGGTTTGTTATACGGCTTCTAATAAAGAAGAGTTTTTGATAAAATTGGAAAAAGCGATTGAGGAGAAAGATGATCCGGCTCTCATAGAAAGAAGGATCTCCATGGCAAAGGAAAACTCATGGGACAGCAGAGTCAAGGCGCTGTTTTCCAACGGCGTATTTTAAATTTAAGCGAGTAAGGGCAGGATTATTGATGAAACCGTTATTGGCAAGCATTGTTGTGTTGAGCTTTAATCAATTAGAAAAAACAACCCGGCCATGCATCGAAAGCATCTATCGACATACCGATCCGGAAAAATTTGAGCTGATCGTTGTGGACAACGCTTCAGAGGATGGCGCCCCCCAATATCTGCGGGGATTGATGGCTGAACATGACAATATTAAAATTTGCCTGAACAAAACCAACAGGGGGTATGCGGGCGGCAATAATGACGGAATGAAGCTGGCGGAAGGGAAATATATTGCGTTGTTGAACAATGACACGCTGGCGACGCCAGGCTGGCTGGAACAGTTGACTGATATCCTGGCGAAAAATCCTGGAACAGGTTTGTTGTCGCCCATCACCAATTATGCGGGGAATGAGCAATGCGTTGAACTTCCCGGGATAACGGAAAAAAATTATTGTGAAGTGGCCCGGGTGTATACCCACCGGCGAAGAAACAGTTTGTTTGAAACGGAAAAAGTCGGATTTTTTTGTGTCGCCATGCCGTCCTGGGTGCCTGAAAGAATCGGTTTTCTTGATGAGGCTTTTGGGATGGGACTGTTTGAAGATGACGATTATTGCCTGAGGGTGAAAAATGATTTGGGGCTTTCGGTGTGCGTCACTGAAGGGTGTTTTATTTTTCATAAAGGAAGCTCGTCTTTTAAAAAACTTGACCCGGCGCGATACCAGGCTTTATTTGATCGAAATCGAAAATATTTTTGTGAAAAACACAATATCCAATGGAGGTTTGGGGATATTGCCGAAGCCTTCCTGGCTAAACTCGAGAAAGATATTGAAAGTTATGAAACCGGGGGCTCGGAAAAATCACGGCATATTGAATCCATACGCGTGCGTCTTACTCATTTCCGAAATGCGATTTTTCAATTAAAACATTTTGAAACCGATTTTATATCAATGAATTCACAAGGGGCTGCCGAGGCGGAGTTCCAAGGCGACCATTGGCGATTAAGAGGAAAACTGACTCGTCGATTGGGAAAAATTCGCAAATCCATAGACCGTAAACTTGCCGGCATCTTTAGAAAATAGACATAAAAATGGAAACGCCTGTTGTCAGCATTATTGTTTTAACGTTCAATCAATTGGAAAAAGCCACAAAATTTTGTATTGAAAGCGTCATTAAAAATACCGATTTGCGGAAAAACGAACTCATTGTCGTGGACAACGCCTCCACAGACAACACCCCCGGGTTTTTAAGAAAACTGGAAAGTTCCCCCGGAAAGATCAGGGTCAAACTCAATCAATGGAACAGGGGCTATGCCGGGGGAAATAATGACGGAATCAGGATGGCTCGCGGTCGGTATATTGTTTTGCTGAACAACGACACCCTGACGCCCGCCGGTTGGCTGGGCCCATTGGTGAATGCGCTTGAAACCCATCCCAATATTGGTCTGGCGGGGCCTGTCACCAATTTCGCCGGAAATGAGCAACGCATTGAATTGAGAGGCTTAAATCGACAAAATTTTGAAAAGATCGCGGCCGGATATACCTCCAGAAATAAAGGAATATGGTTTGAGACGCATCGACTGGGTTTTTTTTGTGTGGCGATGCGCGCTGAATTGATTGGGGAAATCGGCTATCTGGATGAAGAATTCGGCATCGGAATGTTTGAGGATGATGATTTTTGTTTGCGAGTCATGAAAGAAAGGCGGCAAAGTCCGGCTGTGCTCGAAGATTGTTTTGTTTACCACATGGGGGGGGCTTCATTCAAGCATTTCAGCCATGATGATTATTATGCCCTTTTTAGGAAAAATGAAAAATACTTTTTGAAAAAACACGGGTTTAACTGGATTCTTTCTGATTCGCTTCTGGCCTATTGGGCCAAACTTGAACGTGATTTTTCAGCTTTCCGTGAACAAACCGGGCGTCTTGATCCCAATATTGAAAGGGCGCTTGTGCGGTTTGAGGATTTTAAACATTTGCTCATTCAGTCTTATGTCGCGGAAAGAA comes from the Candidatus Desulfarcum epimagneticum genome and includes:
- a CDS encoding conserved hypothetical protein (Evidence 4 : Unknown function but conserved in other organisms); protein product: MKWSAEKVREAVRNGENSFVEFKTLPVRPESVAKELTAFSNFKGGVIFLGVSDDGAIAGANQENLEEWAMNIASDLVEPVVIPSYQEVKMDSGTVAVVEVDSGVSKPYALKKGPHRTYYIRVGSTSRIVDRDQWPRLSRPD
- a CDS encoding hypothetical protein (Evidence 5 : Unknown function) — encoded protein: MISPGSLPNTVTVERMKAGCRVARNQILVQTLKDYGLAEHMGMGIRNKIIKGMLEFNGKEPLFIADEYQLRVVIQK
- a CDS encoding Glycosyltransferase family 1 protein; this encodes MKILVNATPLKGLVTGISRYLSNLCREMERLPDTEVFYFDGFRVCEKMPAGARPHEWIRKTDRIWKLPAPMVTALRVGFLFVYERNLKRVLKKRRFDVYHDAGFFPCDLKGLDVAQAFTLHDLSLIKLKRMHTRDRALFHDLFFKRRIFKADQVITPSEYIRREFCEETGFLTSRVSAIAEACDPFFVETGGREKPGRLPPETSGEEWPEKYFLFAGTLEPRKNLSLALEALEMAKNDASLVIVGWEGWGDKSCLEKARRSLGRRIVVRGYLDDALLRALYQNALALVYPSFYEGFGLPLLEAMSLGCPVICSHTSALPEVAGDAAFFIHDLHDPRPLAGAMDRVAADDFFREKLRQKGRDRAKGFSWKKTAAQTREVFEKAMERSVS
- a CDS encoding putative glycosyltransferase (Evidence 3 : Putative function from multiple computational evidences) — translated: MKPDDAKSDKDAREEIAALKKTVEERDREIAMLAEWMGAVRVDVGSVFSSFAWKIGNALIKIMAGAMGFPYREGLRERLEGVFDSFRAWRASRSKFSRDAGSPSRVFDPDSVLYGRWIQKYDILEDSAISRIRDLARNRPRGPVFSLLMHSKTAGPDQWADSLESVLAQIWPNWEVLSVCGEAGDPTVDTYAARDSRIKKISCSHHSGAARALSRLVSDAKGDFITVLTPGDEWSPDALGRVAEALEQRPGIRLIYTDHDRINGDRMDGDRRRHSPCFKPSWNPDLLASVDFIGPSAFYHRESAVALGGFSPGFSRARGYDLTWRFIEKFGWDALCHIPRPLFHQKSADGDLVRGMRKALEGHFRRLKKNVQVVDVPGGLRTIYPLPSHPPLVSLIIPIRDRADLLRTALDGLLGRTDYEPVEIIVMDNGSRDPETLAYLSEIKKDSRISVIRRPGPFNYSRLNNIGAARAAGEIIGFVNNDIEVISPGWLKEMAGHALRPEIGAVGAMLRYGDGSVQHAGVVMGLRGLADHAFRFMDKGAPNAHPRLGLIQNYSAVTAACMVMRRRVFEKAGGFNEKSLKVTFNDVDLCLRLEKMGHRILWTPFAELSHHESSTRGPDHHPKRALRLAREIRFMKSKWKKTIENDPCYSPNLTRDGYDFAPGPPVGRKSTQPTR
- a CDS encoding Transport permease protein, whose product is MLLKNKSIMKFLTFISPLFTRRYLILEMAKREILSKHIGSFLGFAWTFIHPVSVIFIFWMVFGVGFKTKVEGDIPFSVWLVAGMCAWQFFSEIISDSAQCVISSAHLVKKTVFPSQVLPLVVIFKGMAAHLAFLLILLIFLSLNGMPFGLCYLQFFYYLFAASVLAMGVGWMAAGIAPFFRDLPQIVSVAMRTLFWFTPIVWNISIMPEKIKPFFYLNPVYYLVRGYRDSFITFVPFWAYPLDTAFYWAFALSALCLGAFVFKRLQPHFPDVL
- a CDS encoding Putative teichuronic acid biosynthesis glycosyltransferase TuaH (fragment) (Evidence 3 : Putative function from multiple computational evidences); translated protein: MSKKIKRFYINFLAAANILKRIFLRIIFEKATPFFTREGNENQNNAKYEEVKRSLHQNNGNLIVVFPVIDWKFRWQRPQQIVSRLSKRHFTVIYIAMSLLEKGRAYENAIDAGRDVATVGLQDHIYQIYLHSEGPLNIYADMPRGDNLENIYFGLASMLEEIRPQKIYYLIHFPGWSHVAYKLQENFGGKMVFDCMDDHSGFSTNTKEAIQGEEILIQKSNIVIVTSDILKEKANGLNPAVIQIKNGTEFEHFFSPVKNGALDHLGKSLVIGYHGAISDWFDTEIIEYCAREKTEWEYVLIGDTFGCDIKNCSRLSNVHFLGEKDYKQLPGYLAYFDVCVIPFKMISLTLATDPVKFYEYLSAGKPVVTVDLPELRPYGKVCYTASNKEEFLIKLEKAIEEKDDPALIERRISMAKENSWDSRVKALFSNGVF
- a CDS encoding Putative teichuronic acid biosynthesis glycosyltransferase TuaH (fragment) (Evidence 3 : Putative function from multiple computational evidences), which encodes MKPLLASIVVLSFNQLEKTTRPCIESIYRHTDPEKFELIVVDNASEDGAPQYLRGLMAEHDNIKICLNKTNRGYAGGNNDGMKLAEGKYIALLNNDTLATPGWLEQLTDILAKNPGTGLLSPITNYAGNEQCVELPGITEKNYCEVARVYTHRRRNSLFETEKVGFFCVAMPSWVPERIGFLDEAFGMGLFEDDDYCLRVKNDLGLSVCVTEGCFIFHKGSSSFKKLDPARYQALFDRNRKYFCEKHNIQWRFGDIAEAFLAKLEKDIESYETGGSEKSRHIESIRVRLTHFRNAIFQLKHFETDFISMNSQGAAEAEFQGDHWRLRGKLTRRLGKIRKSIDRKLAGIFRK
- a CDS encoding Putative teichuronic acid biosynthesis glycosyltransferase TuaH (fragment) (Evidence 3 : Putative function from multiple computational evidences), whose protein sequence is METPVVSIIVLTFNQLEKATKFCIESVIKNTDLRKNELIVVDNASTDNTPGFLRKLESSPGKIRVKLNQWNRGYAGGNNDGIRMARGRYIVLLNNDTLTPAGWLGPLVNALETHPNIGLAGPVTNFAGNEQRIELRGLNRQNFEKIAAGYTSRNKGIWFETHRLGFFCVAMRAELIGEIGYLDEEFGIGMFEDDDFCLRVMKERRQSPAVLEDCFVYHMGGASFKHFSHDDYYALFRKNEKYFLKKHGFNWILSDSLLAYWAKLERDFSAFREQTGRLDPNIERALVRFEDFKHLLIQSYVAERKPMDHNKTTSPLAKKYQRQIRREIFRREFISGSMNQKWNYLKAIKSSLIERKWNKV